One segment of Candidatus Latescibacterota bacterium DNA contains the following:
- a CDS encoding DNA polymerase III subunit alpha, with translation MAFVHLNVHSAYSLLAGTMKPEDIPALARRRGFDALALTDTDGLFAAVPFQRACEREGVHALLGAEITRPRQRREASVQGALALDEPEPARFGPATRELGGFARERPAGPGDPRHRATLLARSEAGYRLLGELLTARHNDQGFSLEDALAAALDSGELYVITAGEGLLHSLAPRAQSHLFVELRAGAGATILDGLRLQANLQLAASLGLPAVVTTGAFFADADDHEIHRLLCAMRMNCVVTQLPDGAAAPPSAWLMDEPALRRSLGLAPGGGSRLTDPRLEAALQATATIAADCQVRIPLGRPRPPRFALPPGPDGRPQNTDAFLYRLAHEGLRERLGLAPGDSSPRARRTLAALRRELHVIRRREVSAYFLIAWDLVRYGRSRHLASLGRGSAASSLVSFALGITHVNPLEHGLTFERFLNLERAGLPDFDIDFGSLARYEILDYAFRRYGRESTAMIGTYQTFRPRGAFRRLVAALGLDEKRWGPIIKLMPRWGGCATLREQLAEDPRTRHLDLTRGDWPRLLDLAVRLDGLPQHLGTHPCGIVIAPGPIAHFVPVQPGAQGLAITQWDMHAVEAAGLVKLDVLGQRGLAVIDDTHARVRANFGRAPRLAGDPPLAAAGGPRRNAHGEAAGAVNPFLDGATRALLARGASEGCFYIESPIMMQILRQARCEDFETLTALSSIIRPGVSNYGGKRSYLMRHRGEEAVSVLHPLLEPVLRDTYGCLIYQEQVMRVLQVMGGMSLGEADRFRKIMSNKGGGDPNEFARRFLEAALARLEAAGEDPERAGHVAKELGRQVVSFAGYAFCKAHSASFARESFESAYWKAHYPAEFMAAVIEERGGYYSTAEYVEEARRLDLELLPPHVNAGTLRTLGFTAGAPAPDPAGDAGVPPLRAARPRGRVRIGLSFVQGVRQSALDWLADAAARRPFVTLRELVERARANGAEAPRRYELARLVRVGALDDLPVDGSPEHGTPARSVLLGALATLWQDATGAKANAEAFAPLAWPAAGDASAILRARGRLELEGLGFSPSLHPLLLSPAFRAARAGLPSARDLAARGEAVAGTESVTLGRMELLGVKVAGKRTRTEKDGRLMSFITFSDETGIFEAVLYPDDYDRLARRLRGPGPFRISGVAKAELGEVLLEVKGVAALGGGPAPAALAPPSAGR, from the coding sequence ATGGCCTTCGTACACCTGAACGTGCACAGCGCGTACTCGCTGCTGGCCGGCACGATGAAGCCCGAGGACATCCCCGCCCTCGCCCGGCGGCGTGGCTTCGACGCGCTCGCCCTCACCGACACCGACGGCCTCTTCGCCGCCGTGCCCTTCCAGCGCGCCTGCGAGCGCGAGGGCGTGCACGCCCTGCTGGGCGCGGAGATCACGCGGCCGCGGCAGCGTCGCGAGGCGTCGGTCCAGGGCGCCCTCGCCCTCGACGAACCCGAGCCCGCCCGCTTCGGTCCCGCCACGCGCGAGCTGGGCGGTTTCGCGCGGGAGCGTCCCGCCGGGCCGGGCGACCCCCGTCACCGCGCCACGCTGCTCGCCCGCAGCGAGGCGGGCTACCGTCTGCTGGGCGAGCTGCTCACGGCGCGCCACAACGACCAGGGCTTCTCGCTCGAGGACGCCCTCGCCGCCGCCCTCGACTCGGGCGAGCTCTACGTCATCACGGCCGGCGAGGGCCTGTTGCATTCGCTTGCACCCCGTGCACAGTCGCACCTCTTCGTCGAGCTGCGCGCGGGCGCCGGCGCCACCATCCTGGACGGCCTGCGCCTCCAGGCGAACCTGCAGCTCGCCGCTTCGCTCGGCTTGCCGGCCGTCGTCACCACCGGCGCCTTCTTCGCCGACGCCGACGACCACGAGATCCACCGCCTCCTCTGCGCCATGCGCATGAACTGCGTCGTGACCCAGCTCCCCGACGGCGCCGCCGCGCCCCCCAGCGCCTGGCTCATGGACGAACCCGCCCTCCGCCGCAGCCTCGGCCTCGCCCCCGGGGGCGGCTCACGCCTCACCGACCCCCGCCTCGAGGCCGCGCTCCAAGCCACCGCCACGATCGCCGCCGACTGCCAGGTGCGCATCCCGCTGGGACGTCCCCGCCCGCCACGCTTCGCCCTGCCGCCCGGCCCCGACGGCCGCCCGCAGAACACCGACGCCTTCCTCTACCGCCTCGCGCACGAGGGCCTGCGCGAGCGGCTCGGCCTCGCCCCCGGCGACAGCTCCCCGCGCGCGCGCCGCACCCTCGCCGCGCTGCGCCGCGAGCTGCACGTGATCCGCCGCCGCGAGGTGTCGGCCTACTTTCTCATCGCCTGGGATCTGGTGCGCTACGGGCGCAGCCGCCACCTGGCCAGCCTGGGACGCGGCAGCGCGGCCAGCAGCCTCGTGTCCTTCGCGCTGGGCATCACGCACGTGAACCCGCTGGAGCACGGGCTCACCTTCGAGCGCTTCCTCAATCTGGAGCGGGCGGGGCTGCCGGACTTCGACATCGACTTCGGCTCGCTGGCGCGCTACGAGATCCTCGACTACGCGTTCCGTCGCTACGGGCGCGAGTCGACGGCCATGATCGGCACCTACCAGACCTTCCGCCCGCGCGGCGCCTTCCGCCGCCTGGTGGCGGCGCTGGGCCTGGACGAGAAGCGCTGGGGCCCGATCATCAAGCTCATGCCGCGCTGGGGCGGCTGCGCCACGCTGCGCGAGCAGCTCGCCGAGGACCCGCGCACGCGGCACCTCGATCTCACCCGCGGCGACTGGCCCCGCCTCCTCGACCTCGCCGTGCGCCTGGACGGCCTGCCCCAGCACCTGGGGACGCATCCCTGCGGCATCGTCATCGCGCCGGGGCCCATCGCGCACTTCGTGCCGGTGCAGCCGGGCGCACAGGGCCTGGCGATCACGCAGTGGGACATGCACGCGGTCGAGGCCGCGGGCCTGGTGAAGCTGGACGTCCTCGGCCAGCGCGGCCTCGCCGTGATCGACGACACCCACGCCCGCGTGCGCGCCAACTTCGGCCGCGCGCCGCGCCTGGCCGGCGATCCGCCCCTTGCCGCGGCGGGCGGGCCGCGCCGCAACGCCCACGGCGAGGCCGCCGGCGCGGTGAACCCCTTCCTCGACGGCGCCACCCGCGCCCTCCTCGCCCGCGGCGCGAGCGAGGGCTGCTTCTACATCGAGAGTCCCATCATGATGCAGATCCTGCGGCAGGCCCGCTGCGAGGACTTCGAGACGCTCACCGCCCTCAGCTCGATCATCCGCCCCGGCGTGAGCAACTACGGCGGCAAGCGCAGCTACCTCATGCGCCACCGCGGCGAGGAGGCGGTGAGCGTGCTGCACCCGCTGCTCGAGCCCGTGCTGCGCGACACCTACGGCTGTCTCATCTACCAGGAGCAGGTGATGCGCGTGCTGCAGGTCATGGGCGGCATGAGCCTGGGCGAGGCCGATCGCTTTCGCAAGATCATGTCGAACAAGGGCGGCGGCGATCCCAACGAGTTCGCGCGGCGCTTCCTCGAAGCGGCGCTCGCGCGGCTCGAGGCCGCCGGCGAGGACCCGGAGCGGGCGGGCCACGTGGCCAAGGAGCTGGGCCGCCAGGTGGTGAGCTTCGCCGGCTACGCCTTCTGCAAGGCGCACAGCGCGAGTTTCGCGCGCGAGAGCTTCGAGTCGGCCTACTGGAAGGCGCACTACCCGGCGGAGTTCATGGCCGCGGTGATCGAGGAGCGCGGGGGTTACTACAGCACGGCGGAGTACGTCGAGGAGGCGAGGCGCCTGGACCTGGAGCTGCTGCCGCCGCACGTCAACGCCGGCACCCTGCGCACGCTGGGCTTCACGGCGGGCGCCCCGGCGCCGGATCCCGCGGGGGATGCCGGCGTGCCGCCCTTGCGTGCCGCCCGCCCCCGGGGGCGGGTTCGCATCGGGCTGTCCTTCGTGCAGGGCGTGCGTCAGTCCGCGCTGGACTGGCTGGCGGATGCCGCCGCGCGACGTCCCTTCGTCACCCTGCGCGAGCTGGTGGAGCGCGCGCGGGCAAACGGCGCCGAAGCGCCGCGCCGCTACGAGCTGGCGCGGCTCGTGCGCGTGGGCGCGCTCGACGACCTGCCCGTGGACGGCAGCCCCGAACACGGCACGCCCGCGCGCTCGGTGCTGCTCGGCGCGCTGGCCACGCTCTGGCAGGACGCCACCGGCGCCAAGGCCAACGCCGAGGCCTTCGCCCCCCTGGCCTGGCCCGCCGCCGGAGACGCGTCCGCGATCCTGCGCGCCCGCGGCCGCCTGGAGCTGGAGGGCCTCGGCTTCTCGCCCTCGCTGCACCCGCTCCTGCTCTCGCCGGCCTTCCGCGCGGCGCGCGCGGGGCTCCCCAGCGCCCGCGACCTGGCCGCGCGCGGCGAGGCGGTGGCGGGCACGGAGAGCGTCACCCTGGGGCGCATGGAGCTGCTGGGCGTGAAGGTGGCGGGCAAGCGCACGCGCACCGAGAAGGACGGTCGGCTGATGTCCTTCATCACCTTCTCCGACGAGACCGGCATCTTCGAGGCCGTGCTCTACCCCGACGACTACGACCGCCTCGCCCGCCGCCTGCGCGGGCCGGGGCCGTTCAGGATCAGCGGCGTGGCGAAGGCCGAGCTGGGCGAGGTGCTGCTGGAGGTGAAGGGCGTCGCGGCGCTGGGGGGCGGGCCCGCGCCCGCAGCGCTTGCGCCGCCCAGCGCGGGCCGCTAG
- a CDS encoding GNAT family N-acetyltransferase: protein MQRRPYRDASDVALLQQFNARAAAVTDGFGYLHPGDIPHHMFNGNRMYDTADVVSIWEDADGVAAWVLAGPRHRESDVQLRPDLKGSDFEWEVMDFAEARLLELMDRHDITGDRIVATAYRGDAPLERYLADRGWTPDGDPPWVVNRIALTALDEPTLPAGYTVRAARGVEDAAGLAAVHKAAFGVPWTPEVYRRVMESPGYAAEREFVVVAPDGEFAAFTLTWHDALNRRGLFEPVGTHSGYRRLGLGRALLLTVLHHMRGLGLESAEVVNEGKNEASRALYRSCGFLPRHAFGNYEKPRAR from the coding sequence ATGCAGCGCCGACCCTACCGTGACGCGTCCGACGTCGCCCTTCTGCAGCAGTTCAACGCCCGCGCCGCGGCCGTCACCGACGGCTTCGGCTACCTGCACCCCGGCGACATCCCCCACCACATGTTCAACGGCAACCGGATGTACGACACCGCCGACGTCGTGTCGATCTGGGAGGACGCCGACGGCGTGGCGGCCTGGGTGCTCGCCGGCCCTCGCCACCGGGAGTCCGACGTCCAGCTGCGCCCCGACCTGAAGGGGAGCGACTTCGAGTGGGAGGTCATGGACTTCGCCGAGGCCCGCCTGCTCGAGCTGATGGACCGCCACGACATCACGGGCGATCGCATCGTCGCCACCGCCTATCGCGGCGACGCGCCCCTCGAGCGCTATCTGGCCGACCGCGGCTGGACCCCCGACGGCGACCCGCCCTGGGTGGTCAATCGCATCGCGCTGACCGCGCTGGACGAGCCGACGCTACCGGCGGGCTACACCGTGCGCGCCGCCCGCGGTGTCGAGGACGCGGCCGGCCTGGCCGCGGTGCACAAGGCCGCCTTCGGCGTGCCCTGGACGCCCGAGGTCTACCGCCGCGTCATGGAGTCGCCCGGCTACGCCGCCGAGCGGGAGTTCGTGGTGGTCGCGCCGGACGGCGAGTTCGCGGCCTTCACCCTGACCTGGCACGACGCCCTCAACCGCCGCGGCCTGTTCGAGCCGGTCGGCACCCACTCGGGCTACCGGCGCCTCGGCCTGGGGCGGGCGCTGCTCCTCACCGTGCTGCATCACATGCGCGGGCTGGGCCTGGAGAGCGCGGAGGTCGTGAACGAGGGCAAGAACGAGGCCTCCCGCGCGCTCTACCGATCCTGCGGCTTCCTGCCTCGGCACGCGTTCGGCAACTACGAGAAGCCGCGGGCCCGGTAG